One Hordeum vulgare subsp. vulgare chromosome 4H, MorexV3_pseudomolecules_assembly, whole genome shotgun sequence DNA window includes the following coding sequences:
- the LOC123446666 gene encoding uncharacterized protein LOC123446666 has translation MESIGPALPSLPSMASGIAPDVWQWIKSLPRQWRADEFHSLLICNSPSTNQSLNLVVTKQSEETHPFSLSFSICDKSRDHDPVSLWSSHYSKLKPANTTDVAAQFLLEIICGVLRYGPYSSSRAIFRLPAVHVSDGSGKILSLSVLALAFLVCIYEAPSTPRREFIGAIAARLTRDEMRHAARELMLALGSNLEEQWMRSLNLGVTNWAMEAHRSGAGTSSPLRFAVFSYALSASRLWKVQLYCPVVAMTMEHHPSHHHQQQQQLVKDERLLFSLNYQQLESVIQFVYRVAFHENWIDVTVNVDNIRCDVIQLVSETLMARQGHGSDEKHFPSRISLQLTPVAQSNILSLSVSRSTDNPAQEVGTDKGIDTTIAAAPASIGISVSAHETVTRTMKPWKFEHSVHGNTASLSWFLHGSGGGGREVFSSDPPKLELFQPKSWFRNRYTSPSRPFTRSGGVIFAGDEYGEGVCWRMGAAAAGKTMEWEIKGRIWVTYWPNKKRTLHTETRRLEFRELLQLTIGE, from the exons ATGGAGTCCATAGGGCCAGCTCTTCCTTCTCTGCCATCCATGGCTTCTGGCATTGCTCCTGACGTCTGGCAGTGGATCAAGAGCCTCCCCAGGCAATGGAGGGCAGACGAATTCCACTCTCTCCTGATATGCAATTCTCCATCCACAAACCAATCCCTCAACCTCGTAGTCACCAAACAATCTGAAGAAACCCATCCCTTCAGTTTGTCTTTCTCCATCTGTGACAAGTCCCGTGATCATGATCCGGTCTCGCTCTGGAGCTCCCATTATTCCAAGCTCAAACCTGCGAACACCACAGACGTTGCTGCCCAGTTCTTGCTCGAGATCATCTGCGGGGTGCTCAGATACGGGCCTTACTCCAGCAGCAGGGCCATCTTCAGGCTACCGGCCGTGCATGTGTCTGATGGTTCAGGCAAGATCCTCAGCCTGTCCGTCCTGGCCCTGGCGTTCCTGGTCTGCATCTACGAGGCTCCGTCCACGCCCCGGCGGGAGTTCATCGGCGCGATCGCCGCACGGCTGACCCGCGACGAGATGCGCCACGCGGCGAGGGAGCTTATGCTGGCCCTCGGGTCCAACCTGGAGGAGCAGTGGATGCGGTCGCTGAATCTGGGCGTCACCAACTGGGCCATGGAGGCTCACCGGTCAGGCGCCGGCACGTCGTCCCCGCTGCGTTTCGCGGTGTTCTCCTATGCTCTGTCGGCTAGCAGGCTATGGAAGGTCCAGCTGTACTGCCCGGTCGTGGCCATGACCATGGAGCACCACCCGTCCCatcaccaccagcagcagcagcagctggtGAAAGACGAGAGGCTGCTCTTCTCGCTCAACTACCAGCAGCTCGAGAGTGTCATCCAGTTCGTGTACAGAGTCGCCTTCCATGAGAACTGGATCGACGTCACCGTCAACGTCGACAACATAAG GTGCGACGTGATACAGCTGGTGTCCGAGACTCTCATGGCGAGGCAAGGACACGGCTCCGACGAGAAGCATTTCCCGTCGCGCATATCGCTGCAGCTCACTCCCGTGGCGCAGTCGAACATCCTCTCGCTCTCCGTGAGTAGGTCGACGGACAACCCCGCGCAGGAGGTCGGCACCGACAAGGGCATCGACACGACGATCGCCGCCGCTCCGGCGTCCATCGGCATCAGCGTGTCGGCCCACGAGACGGTGACCAGGACCATGAAGCCCTGGAAGTTCGAGCACTCGGTGCACGGCAACACCGCGTCGCTCAGCTGGTTCCTccacggcagcggcggcgggggcaGGGAGGTCTTCTCCAGTGACCCGCCCAAGCTCGAGCTCTTCCAGCCGAAGTCCTGGTTCAGGAACCGGTACACCAGCCCCAGCAGGCCCTTCACCAGGAGCGGCGGAGTCATCTTTGCCGGCGACGAGTACGGGGAGGGCGTGTGCTGGAGGATGGGCGCAGCCGCAGCCGGCAAGACCATGGAGTGGGAGATCAAGGGGAGAATATGGGTCACCTACTGGCCAAACAAGAAGAGGACGCTGCATACGGAGACCAGGAGGCTGGAGTTCAGAGAGCTGCTGCAGCTCACCATTGGAGAGTAG